The Elaeis guineensis isolate ETL-2024a chromosome 12, EG11, whole genome shotgun sequence sequence TTGTAACCATTGCGCTCATGTATGTTAGTAAGCTATCTTACCATGAATTGTCTAAGAAGTAACATGAATATGGGTCATGTAACCTTGCTATGAATAATCTAAGATGCAACTAATTGAATGTTACACAAAGATCGCTCATACTAACTTTTAGAAAATaacattcactacaagaaaaAGATGTTTTTGCGACGGACTATTTTGCGACGGTTGATTTACCGTcgcaaaaaatttatttgtgatggCAAAAAACCTTCGTAAataagatataaattttaattactatTTGCAACGGTAATCAAATTTTGCAGTAAAAAGTAGAGTTTTGACGACGGTAATACACCGTGATAAATAATCTACGATTTTTACCACGACAGTAGACCgtggtaaataatttataatttatatatatatatatatttttagatgatATTTTCCAGTAGTAAAATATcgaatcataatttttatattttttttgcaacGGCATTTTGTCGTGATAAAAAACCTCCCGCCTACACTTTTTAACAATGTGCGCCTACATTTTCCAGTGGTCTTTTTTGCGATGGCATTGCACcgtggtaaaaaaataaaaataaaaaccaatcCCACCGCCCGCGCAACTCTCAGTTTCCCTCTCCTACCGCagtctcctcttctcctctccaaACCCTACTGCGCCTCCTCCCCCTCTTCCGCTCCAAACCTCGGCGTTCCCCCCGATCTCTCCATCGTGCCGCTCCAAACCTCGGCGTGCCCCCCAATCTCTCCATCGTGCCCCTCCCCACGGCGTGGCCCCCAATCTCTTCGGCGTGCCCCAGTCCGACCGGTCAGGTACGatccctccctctccttctcgatCTCTCCTTCTTCGATGTCCACCGAATAGAAAGAACAAATTAATGGGGAATCTGTTAAAAAAATCTGTAACAAGAACTCCACTTGTTGTGTCCCCTATATGGTTGATTTTGATAAGGAAACTCTTCTGTGTGGGTAATtggatggtgtcaataagaaatTTCAGACAGCCGAAGCCCAGAACCTGGCTCCTCCGCCTCCCAATTTTTCCCATTTAAAACCACTAATCCTGATTGCTTCAATGAAGCACGGAGTTTTGAGAGCCAAAAAAACTTTCTATGTTAATTCAATCAGAAGAGAGCATACAAAGATATGTTTCTCAGGGCTTAAGTTATATGTGTAGAGGGAAGAAAATTCCTCCAAGGAAGTGCAAAGAGTTAGAAAGTGCTTTTGGTTGATTGTGGATATTTTAGTTTATCATTTTGTCAACCCCACAacacccccctcccccccctTCTTTCTCCTCCTTGTCCTCCTTTTATTCCCCTTTTCTCaagttcttccttctcttttaacCTGACATCTTGCAGTTCTATTGTATCTGTGGATTGCATTCACAAAGAAACCTTATCTGCCTTAGGGCAGGATTTCATGTCATATTTAATGACTTTATGTTAAAGAAATGCACTTTCTGGCATGTCTTGGCATTTCGAGGATGCCTGGTTGCACAAGAGGCTTATTGTATTCCTATCAGTATCATCAGTACTTCTAAATTTTAGAACTCagcatgatgaactgaccaagcTGCAAGTCAAGTGTTTTTTTCCCCTGTTTTTTTATTAATGCCTTTTTTGCCTCCTTCCAATTGTCAGGCTAAACTAAAGTACTTGACCCTATCACAGGTCAGTCCAAATTGGCCATAGAACTATCAATTCAACAATTGGAATAAGGTTCTAGAGAACTAAGTTACCTTTCCTATAAGTTAGTTTCAATAGAAAATTCACATTTGGAATGCGCTGATTTTGATAGGATATGCCCAAGTAATGATGCTTCTGAGCACAACTGTTGATCTTTAGGTTGGAGAAGTAATATACAGGATTAAGTTGGAATATAGAAGCTAAATTAGGGACTGGTGGATCCCCTTTTTTCTAGATTTAGGCCCTATTGCCTTAATGTTGACCTAGGTTATTGACATGTTACTGTTCTGCCTCTCTCACCTCTCCCCCTTCTTCCCTTCCTATGCATGTTCATCTATAATTTTGCATGGGTTTGCGGCTGTTGGTCAACACTGTAGCCAAAAAATCAATTGTAATCAGAACCTCACTAGAGTGGCAACATCTGTAGGCTGTTCATATTGCTGGCACCAAAGGAAAAGGATCAACTGCAACATTTCTGTCCAATATCTTGCGAGAAGAAGGCTACCTGGTTGGCTGTTATACTAGGTATTTAATAACTTCCTCTCTATCTGACCATCAATTTCAGAAATTGCTTACTTTAAAAAGGCACGAGCTAAAGAGTAAGGTGGGCTGTATATCTTTCTCCATTTATTTGTcattatgtatatttatatatattgacCGTGGATGTTTTGCCTATGAGGAAGTCGAGCTTGTCATTCTTTTCACTGTACCTTCTAATAAATAAATTTCGCATATGGGTGGTAAGTATTTTGTGCAAATTATGTTTCGAATGAATTGAATAGTATTACATCGACTGAACTCTTGAATGATGGAGGACAAATTAAGATGTCAtatttttctcctcctcctcttcttcttcttcttcttcttcttctttttatgttCATAGAAATATATTTGTACCTAAAATAGATGTTGCAGGATAATTCATGCAATTTGCAAAGATGATCTTGACACTTCCAACCTTTCCTGTGGTTAATCATTTTTGACACCTACCATGTTCTAGAAATATCATTGAATTCATTTTTTGTCATACTATTTTTTGTCCTTACAAGTGTTAAAGAGCAGAATTTTTTAAAAGTTGGAGAGTGCAAACACTTTTAGATGCTTGAATGCGACATGTCACAGTATGGTGTGATATGCTCAACATTCCATGAAGGGAATGTCTTCTTTACTTCATGACAAGGTGTTGACACCTGGCATAGATTTTTGGGGTATCTGACAAGGGATGATGTGCTTTCAACTATTGTAAATGCCATGCAGTCAAGCTAAACTATCCAGACAATTCTATTGCTATGTCATTACATTTTTTTCATAGCCTTGCTTTGTCATATATGACAAGCaacacatattttgaaaaaaaaaacattaatttttcaatttattgCATTGTTTTGTTTATTTGTATGTGTAGAATTTCCCTTTTTCTATTTTTGAGGTTGAAGTGTTTACTTTGGGGACTTCCAAGTTTTAACAGTATTAACCTTTTGGACtgtaatctctcttttttttaaaaaaaaaatctgattagtATAAGTCATCCATCCTTTTAGTAGCTTGGTGTTTTaggtcattcatcatcattctgaCACATCTCAATTGAGCTTGGCCTCTCTGCCCTTTAAGGCTGTAGAGATCTTGGTTGTGCATGGTCATGCCAAATCATTTGGCTCTTCACCAGTTTTTCTTGGACCAGTACTACTGCTTTGCCCTTTCTTATGCATATTTGAACAATGTTCAGTTTTATTGCTTATTTACTTTGGAATCCTTATCTCTGTTAAGTCTATCCAATGTTTTAATCCATTGTAGTGTCTGGCATTTTGAACCATACAGGCTTGCCAACCATATGGCTTATGGATAAATTTCTCTTACTAATATGAAAGATGTTTCCATCCAGAAGCTTAAGCCAAAAACAGGTTTAGCAAATCGTTTGTTAAAAGTTGTTCAGTTTCAGACCTTATATTAATTGTCTATTAAAGCATAAGTATTTTCCTGTGTCACCCAGTCTTTCACACTTTTGGGAGGGGGTAAACTATTGCTCCAGAAttgaacaaaagaaaaacaaagagcaacTACACTTTTGTGGCTTATTCACTAAAGGTCATTCTGTGTTTCAGCTTTTGGTGCCACTTGTAATGTCAAGGTTTTTTTTATTATGCTAGTATGTCATGTCATATATGTGAAAGAGATttgctatttttatttttctttttcttttgaaaggtcTAAAATTAGACCCTCCTGCTTAAAGTTTACTTagtattttattcttcttttattttaagagATCATCTTCATATTACTAAGAAGTTTGTATCTGTTTCGATATGTATCCtcgtaaattttattttttttataatttttttttgatatttataaagAAATTATTGTATATGGTTTTCAGGGAATACATAACGATAACAGTATCAGTGGATAGTAGTTATGGATAAAAGTTGGATTGATTTGCGAGAAAGGACTTCACCTACATACATTGAGGgggtcaataaatttttagactttGCATATGTTAATCAGACAGACGATGCAAAGATTTATTGTCCGTGTAAGAAGTGTAAAAATCGTTTTCTTGAGAACCGACATGTAGTGAAACAACATATTATTACAAAAGGTTTCTTGACGACATATAAGATTTGGACTTATCATGGAGAGACGTACTATTCTACTAGGTCTAACCAAGACTGTGGAAGTAGAGATTTTTTTGATACGGAAGATGATATGGTTGGAATGATACAAGAGGCAACTGGAATCTTAATGTCAAATGACAATATGGAATTTAATCATTTAATGGAGAATGAGGGTCACGAGGGGTCCAATCaagaaataaaagatttttttagacttcTTGAAGATGCAGAACGTCCACTTTATCCAAATTGCATGAAATTCACCTCACTGTCATTTATTGTTCGATTACTGCATTTGAAAGTGCTAAGTGGATGGACAGATAAGTCATTTACATTGTTACTAGAATTGTTGAATGATGCATTTCCAGAAGGAGTATGCTTGCCAAATTCATATTATCAAGCAAACAAAATCACCACAGATTTGGGTTTCACTTATGAGACATGGGATGCATGtcccaataattgcatgttgtttAGAGGCAAAGATGAAGGACATGATAAATGTCAAATATGTCAGAGCTCTAGATACAAACAATTTACAGAAGATTCAAATGATGATACTACTAAGAATAATCAGATTGCTGCAAAACAAGTGCGGTACTTTCCATTGAAGCCGAGGTTGCAGAAGTTCTTTATGTCGTCAAAAACTGCAGAGTTAATGAGATGGCATGAGAAGGAACGAACAAAAGATGGTGTTCAAAGACATCCTGCAGACTCAATTGCTTGGAGAACTTTTGATGAACGGAATCCATCTTTTGCTGCAGATTGTCGAAATATTAGACTTGGTTTAGCAGCTGATGGATTTAATCCATTTAGATCAATGTCTATAGCTCATAGCACTTGGCCTGTTGTTCTAATACCATATAATTTACCACCGTGGATGTCTATGAAACAacctttctttattctttctgtgCTTATTGATGGACCAAAAGGACCGGGCAATAAGATTGATGTTTATCTACAACCATTGATTGAAGAACTAAATGAATTATGGGAGAGAGGGGTACTTACGTATGATGCATCAAAAAAAGAGATGTTTCAACTTCATGCTGCATTATTATGGACAATCAGTGATTTTCCTGCATATGCAAATTTGTCTGGATGGAGTACAAAAGGTGAACTTGCATGTCCTTCTTGTTACAATCAAACAGAATCAACATGGTTGTCACATGGTAGAAAATTTTGTTATAGAGGGCATCGACGGTTCTTATCGAATACCCATAGATTTCGAAGAGATAGAATATCTTTTAATGGTCAAGGAGAATACAGAAGGAAGCCTGTTAAATTATCAGGTTGTAATATACTAAATCAATTGAATGGAGTACTCACAGAATATAAAAAGAATGACCTCATAAagagaaaaattgaagaaaataaaaaaggcaCTTCAGGTGGAAAAAAGTCTGGATGGAAAAAGAggagtatattttttgatttaccaTATTGGGAGCATAATTTGATTCGgcataatcttgatgtcatgcacattgagaagaatgtatGTGACAATATACTTTGGACAATATTGGGGGTTACGGAAAAATCCAAGGATAATTTAAATTCTCGATATGATATGCAAGAAATGGGTATAAGAAAAGCATTACATCCACAACAACGAGTGTCTGGTAAGGCTTATTTGCCTCCAGCTTGTTTTACAATGTCCAAAGATGACAAAGATATCTTCCTAAAAGTGCTAAAAAATGTCAGAGTCCCTGATGGTTATGCATCTAATATCAGTCGCTGCGTACATTTAAAGGAACGTAGTATTTGGGGATTAAAAAGTcatgacaatcatattttgatgcaACAGTTACTTCCTGTAGCTGTACGCAAAGCATTAGCTAAGGATGTGGTTGAGGCATTGATTGAGTTAACAAATTTCTTTAGACAATTATGCTCAAAGGTGAACAAGATGGCTGACCTAGAGTATATTCAAGGTCGTATTGCTTTAACACTTTGCCAGCTTGAGAAGATCTTTCCACCTTCATTTTTTGATATAATGGAGCATTTACCTATATATTTAGCAGAAGAGGCACTCATTGCTGGAGCAGTGCAATTTAggtagatgtatcctattgaaaggtaatattatttatataaaatgaaGCACGTCATATTCTTTCGATTTCAATTTGTTGTtatgtaaattttatttaatttatatctatataggTATCTACTTACGCTCAAACTTTATGTGCGTAATCGAGCTCATCCGGAAGGCTCAATTGCCAAAGGATACCTGATGGAAGAGTGTATGAATTTTTGTTCAAGATATTTACAGGATGTTGAAACTAGATCAAATCGATCGATTCGGAATAATGATGGTGGAAATAATTCAGGTCGTCCCATTGGAAAGGGAgccaaaatatatattgatgaagtCACATGGGAGCAAGCTCATCGTTATGTGCTGCAAAATATTGATGCTATAACTCCTATTCGAATGTAAGTTTTATAATCAACTTGTAAGATATACTAACAAATTTATACTTATTCAAGGTAttgtttataatatttataggaaGCACATTGAATATTTAAGAAGACAAATGCCTCGTTCATcagatgatcaaattgaaaagatCCATGTATCAACTTTTCACACATGGTTGATGGAGCATGTaagtaatcatatttaatttttctaacaattcaaattcaaaacttttatttatcatttaatttttatataatttgaaagtttaaaatattatattgaaTATAGGTAAGAACATCTGAAATTCAGTACTCAGATGAAATTCAGCATTTTGCTAGAGGTCCAGACCAATTTGTACGACGTTATGGTGGATATATCATCAACGGCTTTCGATTTCGCAAACTTGATAAGGATAACAAGAGAACCACTCAAAGCCATGGTATTGTTGTCAAGGCGCATACAAGTATTGGAGATATAACCTATTATGGAAGATTGATAGATATTATCAAGATTCGATATACCAATGATATGCAATTTGTGCTATTTAAATGTGATTGGATTGATGATATcaaagggaagaagatagatgagtTTAAGATGACACTTGTCAATTTTAGTCATCTTTTATATAATGACAGTGATGTTTCAAATGAACCATTCATTCTAGCAAGTCAAGCAGAACAAGTATGCTATATTCCAGATCCTGTAGAATCAGGATGGAGTGTTGTTCTCAAGATGACAGTTAGAGATTTGTTTGATATGTATTCAAAAgatggttcaaataatattaaatCAGTACCTCAAGCAGAGCCTTTTAACGAGCAACATTTAGATGAGACAATATATACTCGTGATGATGATGTTCATTGGGTGAGAGAAGGTGTAGATGGAACAACTGTAGATGATATGAGATCTATCGAAGATGATGTTGAGATGGATGAAGACGAATGACCATTGTTAATTATGAAAATTTGTATGTAAGTTATTATTATTCATTTGTTAGTTAAATtctgtatatttattttttgttagttattattgttcatttgttagttaagatgaagatgatgcttactttttatattttacatataggaTGGCTCCAAAGAGGAAACGTGGTGTATCCATGTTGGATAGATTACAGGCTTATTCATCATCTCAGTCCAATCATGATGAGCCACAGCAACAATCATTTTCAGCATATAATACTCAGCCACATAGACAGCGATCAGAGACCACATTATCTCAGCCACAGTCATCAGATGTTGCAGGTAAAATCACTTATTCTACTTatgtaaagttaaaattattgtaCTATCTTATCTGATTATTGTATTTGGATACTAATTAGATATTTCGAGTCAGTCAACTTCTAGACGAAGAGGTCGAGGCACGGCTCATGGTATTGAGTTTTGGGGCACGGGTCAGAAAGTTTCTTTGGTATTTGATGCTCATATGCAACCTTGTGGGTCCAACGCAAGTAAGTTCAAGAGTCAATTAGGGGTAATAGCAAAAAATGGGACATATGTCCCATTGACATATGCATCTTGGACAGAAATACCCCAATATATTCTAGACCACATTTGGAAAGAGGTGCaggtaaaatatatttataaattttattttataattatgtattTAGTTGTAGATTATATTTGGAAGGAGATGCGAAATAAGTACTCTTGTCCTTTATATTCATACATTTTATATGATTACTAATtttgttaaattttaattttgtaggATAACACAGATGCCCCTAGTGAATATAGAGAAAATTGTTTAAGATCAGTTGGTGAGATGTGGAGGAATTGGAAGTCTTATATCAAGCGTCATTACTATGATGAGCACCAGAGGGAAGAAAATCTTATCTCTAGACCTCCTCCGCGTGTGAAAGCTGATCAGTGGGAGATACTTGTTCGTTATTGGGGACAAGAAGATGTCCAGGTACTTATTCTTTTGTGATTAGTttcttttttatataataaaactatatattatatttttaattacattAATAACTTTTGTAGGCACAGTGTGCACGAAACAAAAATAACAGGAAGATGTTGGGAGGCTTGCATAAGACAGGGAGAACTTCATTTTCTGTTATTAGAGCAAatgtatatttaaaatattataaatttatactaaatATAACTTtagtataaatttttatatatatttggattATTTATGTTAATAGATGGAAGCAGAGGGATTAGAAACAGATCGACTAAGCGTGTTTATTAGAACACGTACTTCAAAGCAGGGTGTCATCGATGCGGATGCACAAGAGTGTATAGTAAGTACATAATTTAAATTCTCATTACATatagtatattttatatattaatgtcaatattataattttttattataggaGGAGATGAAACGACGACTTGAGGAGGTACCTGAGGATGAGCGCACACCAGAACTAAAAGATCGTATCTTTgtggaggtgatgggagaagatggACATGGACGGATGCGTACTTGGAGTTCGAGCATGACAAAGCGACGTTTGTATCAGCAATCTAATCAGGCACCATCAGAGGAGACCATTAGGAGGATTCGAGATGAGCTTCGGACTGAGTTTGATGACAAGATTTCCTACTTGGAGGCACAGCTCCATCAGATGCGTGCTCAGATGGCGAGTGGATCTTTTGCGCATAGCCCAGTAGGTACTCCTCGTTCGGTGCCATCCAGTAGTGGGCaggtatgatttatttatttagttagatttatattatatattaattgattattatttataattaattttatatctttcaactttttataatatataggttCCAGATGCATCTAGTGCTCACCAAACACATGCATCGGAAAATGAGAGATTCACTCAGGTGCCTGATGAGGTTTGTGATGATATTCTTGTGTAGTATAAAAAGTAATAATTTCTTGCATTAGACCTTTGTGCCAACAATATGAACATGTTCATATTGTTGGCACATCCTTTGATACAGGAAGTTGGAAATTGTAAGTGGATTCCATTGTAACTTTTgttctaaaaaatttatttttgttggtgatctcattttatattttttttgtaataatttattaaattaatatatattgtttatttattttcagGTTTAGGTACAAGTCCATGAAGATGAAGCAAGCGAATTTCTTGTTCTGTTTTGCTTTTTATTGTATTTTGGACAATGGATATGTACTTGAATACTTATGTTATGTTTGAGTAAAATCTGGATGAATTTTTAATATTAAGTAATGCATTTCAAGTTATTTTTGGTTGAATGGatttattttcaatatttgagtattatactttattttctttctaattgATAAGCAGGTGTATCAATAATGGTTACAAGTTCATAGGcacatttatataaaaaaaataaaaaaataaatataattaataaaaatataatttatattttttgcgACGGTATTTGCTATCGTAAATAATGTATCGAAGAcaataaaaaaagttttttgcTATCACTATTTGCGACGGTAAAGTgctgtaaagaaaaaaaattttttgctacCACTATTTGTGACGGCAGAatgctgtaaaaaatattttttttgctacCACTATTTGCGACAGTAGATtgctataataaaaaaatttttactaccACTATTTGTGATGGCTATAAttgtcataaaaataaaatatttatttgcgaCGGCACAATACAGTGGCAAAACGTTATTTGCAATGGTATCTTCTATCGCAAATAAATGTCACAAATACATCTTATACGACGCTTTTTTATGACGCAAGAATTTACCGTCGTAAAAAGTTGTCGCAAAAACTTTTTGCGACGGTATTCCACCGTCGCGAAGCTTTTACTGCGGTCGAAACGACGACAGTTAAAATACCGTCGCAAGACCGTCGCAAATACGTTTTTGCGACGGTAAGtcattattagtgacggcaaaatACCGTCGTAAAAAATACATTTTCCTGTAGTGATTGGTAAGGAAAATGACAAATAAATACGCTATATTTAGAAGCAAAGGAACCGAATACAACTATTGTCAAAAATGCCTCCTACCAAATTTGTCCACCGTAGATCACAGTCAGCCTCACCAATAGGTTCTTGGATCTGACAAGTCCCTCGCAATATCAGAGTGACCTAGAAAGCAGCCTAGAAAAACACATATCAATCACAACTATCATCATATAACTACCAAATTCAACAATCAAAAAAGCAACCAACTATCACTATGAACAAACCGCACAAAGAACACCTAATCAGATGGTACTTCAAGATCTATTCACATACCAACAATCACGATTTCTCACTGCCTACCCGAACAGATGCACAATGGAATCAACCGCGCCAACAACGATGCAATGCAACCATGCTTCCAACTCAGAAACCATATAAAACCACAAACTAGAGTGATTCATTGTGAAATAAAAAAACAGGgaaaaaatatttctcccacAAAAGCCACGGAAAAAACTAATTTCCCACTTTCGTCTATTATCTCCAGTGATAATGACATGACATGAGCAAACAACCAAATCCTAACAACAAAAAATCCAATAATTTGGTTGACGATAACCCGAAATGGCCTCAAAAGAATCCATAGGTCGGGGGCGAACAAGAAGCCCTAACCAGAAGGAGTAAAGGGGTAAACACTACATGCCTCCAGTTCTGAGATCTTCCTCGTGGCATCATACAGCTCTTTCAGGGGCCGTTCGCGGCGATTCCTCATCCTCCGCCCCTGGCGGGATCGGCTCCGATTGGACGACCCTCCTATGGGGTTCCGGGGAACCGCAGGCGAGGGAATTAGGGTTTCCAGCCTGGCCGCCGGCACGAATGAGGCGGAAAAATAGGCCTTTGGGAAGAGGGAGGGGATAAGAAGGGAAGAAAGGGCTGGGAGGGGACGCTATCGGGGCGTACGGCGGGAGATTGGAGAGCACCCGGGCTAGAAGGGATCCGAGCGatagagagagatagagatggagagagagaggagggggttaGTTTTGGGGATTTCCGTTGGAATCCATGGCGGAGAGAGAGGGCAAATGAGGGGAGAGCCGGAGAAAAAGAATCGGAGGGGGGAGGCCGCCCTTATAAACACCAGCTACGGTCACGTGTACTTCACATGATTTTCCTGGGGTTCCTATTTGCACACCCTTGTCTTCTTagaattttatattattatttcgtTCTTGGAGGAGAAAAGGAAACAAAGAGAGTGCATTTCGTGAaatgaagatatttttatctGCATACTTGGAGATCGCAGCTCGAAATGTATAAGaaaattctaccaaaaaaaaaaagtataagaaaaagaatTAAACTATAGTCAGACATCTCTTTGAAATAAAACATATGTACTTTGTTGGTAAAGTATCATTATTGGATCTTTTCATCTCTTGTTGGAACAAGATATAGAGACAAGGTGAGCGCatcttctatcaaaaaaaataacaaaataaaaagaaaaagaaaaaaagtgcgTGCATCTTATGGAATAGAGTGGTTTTAGCGTATGCATACTTAAGAGTAGTATGAACATGCATGCCTTGCCTGAGCATCACAACACATTAACAATAATTagggtttttctttttgttttctgtGAAAGGGTTTAAATTTGTTACATTGTAGTTTAAAATGTAAGTCAACCAGACATCTTTTCTAAAATAGCTA is a genomic window containing:
- the LOC140852869 gene encoding uncharacterized protein, which gives rise to MWRNWKSYIKRHYYDEHQREENLISRPPPRVKADQWEILVRYWGQEDVQAQCARNKNNRKMLGGLHKTGRTSFSVIRANMEAEGLETDRLSVFIRTRTSKQGVIDADAQECIEEMKRRLEEVPEDERTPELKDRIFVEVMGEDGHGRMRTWSSSMTKRRLYQQSNQAPSEETIRRIRDELRTEFDDKISYLEAQLHQMRAQMASGSFAHSPVGTPRSVPSSSGQVPDASSAHQTHASENERFTQVPDEV